The window GTTGGCCAAATGCAGATATCTTGGCCATCCACGATTGTAGAGCTCATCTTGGGCCTGCTATGGCACCTCGTCCACCTGTTGGTCAGCCTCTTTGATTTGTGGTCGCATCTGAGTGATAATCTAGAATGCTATCTTATTTCGTCTGAGCTGCTGCCTAAGTACCAAGATCTTCATTTTGAGAGACTTAATTACGTGGGCGTTGTAGTAGATAGCAGAGAAGCAAATAATGTTTTGAAGATCAAGCAACTTTTATGGTGGTTATCGACTATTGGCGTCAAGTATGTAGTTCTCTATGACATTGAAGGTGTGCTTATGAACATTTGCTTTACATGCTTACTTGTTTGAGTACATATGATCTTATTCTTTTCAACTCTTCTTGGCCTATCCTTACCTAAGCATAGAACTCTTTATTTCTCAATATAATGTGGCAGAGTGCTTGCCTTTGACGGTGAGAAAAGAACAAGAAAAAACGAGTTTATTAACAATATGTGGTATTAATAACTGTGCGTTCTGCTTTATTTTAACGGTTTGCCCTTCAAGTCATCTTCCATAAATCTATGCCGTGGGAAAAACAGCCTTCAAATTTTATGTATTTTGCATGAAACTACTTTGAAACTCCGCCTATGTTGCccaggtaaaggaggagggttgtgataggcttggcgagccaacataAAAACTCAACCATTccgatggagatgaaacccaaaagaacaTCTTTGGGGCATAACCCTCTTAGCGATGTGCCATATCGGGACCCGGGTGTGGTGTTAAATGGGCAAGGGCCAGGCCGTCACCCCCTTGGTGGTGCACCGTACCTTGATCTGGATACGGTGATAAGTGAGCAAGGATCAGGTCGTTTCATCCCTAGTGGCGCTCTACATCGATGCTCGGGTGTAGtgaaaaatgagcaagggtcttcgcatttgattcAATGAGTGCGAAGAGTAAGAAAGCTAGCCGAGCCAAGTAGGATCTGCTTAGgtcgctggaacgtagggtctccaaTCGGTAAGTTATAGGAGTTTGTTGATACAACGGTGGGGAGAGGCATTGATATCCTTTGTGTCCAAGAAACCGAATGGAAGGGAcataaggcgaaggaggtggaggatatcggcttcaagctgtggtacacggggacaacTACAAACAAGTATggagtaggcatcttgatcaacaagagcctcaagtctggagtggtagacgtcaagaggcaAGGGGACTGGGTTATCTTGGTCAAGCTGGTCGTTGGGGACTTAGTTCTCAATGTTGTCAATGCGTATGCCCCAGAAGACAATGAgagcaccaagagggagttctgggaaggcctggaggacatggttaggagtgggcctattggcgagaagctcttcatatgaggagacctcaatggccatgtgggcacatctaacacaggttttgaaggggtgcaCGGGGGCTTTGGTTATGGCAGCAGGAATCAAGGAGAGGATGTCTTAAACTTTGTTTTAGCCTACGACATGATCGTAGCAAGACCCTCTTTAAAAAGAGAGAATCCCATCTATTGACTTTCTGTAGTGGTTAACACTAGCCATATTGATTTTGTCCTCTCGAGCAGAGAAGACGAACGTGCTTGCCTAGATTGTAAGGTGATACATGGAGAGCGTGTTGTCCCTCAACATAAACTTCTGGTAGCGGACTTTCGCTTCCGGATATGTGTCCAACAAGATAAGCGCGCCAAAATCGCTAGAACGAAGTGATGGAAGCTCAAGAGGGAGGCAGCTCAGGCTTTCAAGGAGAAGTTTATTAAGGAGGGCTCTTGGGAGAAAGGAGATTATGCAAACAATATGTGAGGTCAAAGCGAAGCTAAAGACACTTGATGGTGGAACGATGATTTCCAGAAGGCTATTAAGGAGAAGAAAGACtgtttcagacgcctatacctggataggagtccaGACAACATAGAAAAGTATAAGGTGGCAAAGAAGATTGCAAAGCAAGTTGTGAGCGAAGCAAGGGGTGGagcgtatgaggacctctaccagtgTTCAAACATGAGGGAAGGCGAAAGagaatctataagatggccaagatccgagagaggaagatgaGAGATGTcaaccaagtcaaatgcatcaaggatggagcaAATTGACTCCTGGTGAAGGATGAGGAGATCAAGAATAAATGATGAGAATACTTTAACAAATTGTTCAATGGAGAGAATGAGAATTCTCATTGAGCCGGACAACTCCTCTGATCATACCAATAGACATTTTGTGCAACGAATTCaagagtctgaggtcaaggaggctttaaaaaggatgaagtaAGGTGAGGCGACGGGTCCTAATTGTATCCCAATTGAGGTGTGGAGATGCCTTGGGGAATATTGACAGTATGGCGAactaagcttttcaacctcattttcggACAAACAAGATGCCCGAAGAATGATGAAGAGtacattagtaccaatcttcaagaataaGAGAAAAGTTCAAAGTTGTACTAATTattgtggaattaagctgatgagccatacaatgaagctatgggagagagtgtcATTGAGCACCGTTTAAGAAGAATAACAAGCGTGacaaaaaatcagtttggtttcatgcctgggaggtcgaccatggaagttattttcttggtacgacaatttATGGAGAGATAGAGGTAGCAAAAGAAGGAcctcatatggtgttcattgacttggagaaggcttgtgacaagataccgcggaatgccatgtggtgggccttggagaaacacaaattgCATTcctcatgtacgataatgttgtggcaagtgttcgaacaagtgatggagACACTGATGACTTTCCAATTAAAACATGACTTGCAccaagggtcagctttgagcccgtatcttttttgctttggtgaggtcacaagggatatacaaggagatatcccatggtgtatgctctttgtggatgatgtggtgctagttgctgATAGTGGGACGAGGATTAATAGAAAGTTAGAGTTGTGGAGACAGGCTTTGGAACTGAatattaggcttagtagaactaaaactgagtacatgaggtgcagtttcagtactactaggcacgaggaggaggaggttagccttgatgggcacaTGTTACGTTAGAAGGACACGTTTCCATTATCGGGGTCCATGCTACAGAAGGATGGTGATATTGACAAAGATGAGCCATTGAATCAAACCTGGATGGATGAAGTGACGCCAAGCTTCAGGCGGCCTATGTGACAAGAGAGTGCTACAAACACTAAAAGGCAGGTTCTATAGGACGGCGATTCGACCGGTGGTGTTGTATGGCACAAACTGTCGGCCAACTAAAAGGCGGCATGACCAACAGTTAGGTGTAGCAGAGATGTGCATGCTGAGATGGATGTTTGGCCACACAAGAAAGGATCGGGTCCAGAATGTTCATATACgtcatagagttggggtagcaccaatcgaAGAGaaacttgtccaacatcgtttgagatggtttgggtatatactccctccgtttttatttactctgcatattagagttgactgaagtcaaacttcgtaaagtttgaccaagtttatagaaaacaatatagacatttacCGTAATAAATCTATacaatgtgaaagtacattcaataataaatctaatgttgttgatttgttattgtatatcttaatatttttgcttataaacttggtcaaagtttgtaaagcttgactttgaccaaagctaatatgcgaactaaataaaaacagagggagtacaacgtaGGCCTCCAGAAGCACCGCCACATAGCGGAAGGATAAAGCATGCTGACAATGTCGAGAGGTCGTGGTAGACCAAACTTGAcatggaggagtccgttaagagagacttaAAGGCCTGAAATATCACCAAAGAATTAGTTATGGACAGGGGTGTGTGAAAGTTAGCTATCCACGTGCCACAACCATGACTAGGtttcgagatcttatgggtttcaactctagcctaccccaaATTGTTTGAAAttgaaaggctttgttgttgttgtgcaTGAAACTACTTTGGACAATTTGAGTTGTGCATCAGATACTGAAAGGAGAAAATAACTAAACCTGGAACCTTTATAACATCCAACTAAAAAGGAAAGGGAACATGTCTCCAAACGCAGATCCTTAACATAAATAAGCCAAGATGAGTACCATGTTTCCTGTTACTTCTCAGTTTCCTTGCACTGACTATTGCACAATCAACGGTGCAGAGAGATATGTCTGACCATTCGACAATGCTCTACAGGAGTACTGAAGGAATGGCTTAAACCTGGTATCGAAACCCCAAGAGATGAGAACTCAAGAACTAATTTAGTAAGTTGCTTAATGCAGAATTCTGTTGGTCCATTTGCTGTCTAAGATATGGACTATGGTAATCTTTGTCTGTTCGTTGATTAGTATATTTATCACTCTTATAACTATTATGTCATCCATGTGAGCCTGTAGGATCTTAGTGCACATGGGGGGATGACTATAGAGTGTCTTTCTGGTTCTGATGGCAAGGAAGGCATTGCTAAAGCAGCAAACTTACTGTGCTCAGACTTCTGCAATCGCAACACTCATGGGCATAATAAAGGTGACAATGCATTTACAGAAGCTGACATGGTTTGTGCACTGAGAGCAGTAGGTAAGTTTGGAAAAATTATCTCCTCCCAGTTATTACATTTTACCATATTCATTTCTCAGTTAGGAATTTGTACATTGCAATTCTGGAAGAACACTTACTGTTCCAATCTTTTCGTTAGGTAGTGGTGGGCCAGAACCTGATCTTCTTCTTGTGTATGGTCCTGTTAGATGTCATTTAGGATTTCCTGCATGGAGATTACGTTTCACAGAGATTATGTAAGTTTTTCTTCCATTTACACAATTCTCACTAGTTTCCATGCTCAAATCACATTCAAAAATCATTCCACCTGAGGGTAAGGGGATCATGTGCGCTCACTGGTTTATGCTTATTGTACATTACTGAAGTTACTTATTTTCTTTTACTACtaaaatattatttttattgtgTGTGCAGGCATATGGGCTCGCTGAAATCAATGAAATACGGTTCTATTGTGAAAGCTTTGCATCGATTCTCACACAAATATCAAAATTATGGTAACCCCATATTTCAGCTTGGCAATTTCGACTGTACTGCAACAAAACTCTTTAGTTTTTACCTTTACCGTAGGTTACACAAAATATTCTGTACTTGAAGTGTACAGGCATGTTAGCAAGATTCAGTTTGTAACATTTTGTACATGTACCTTAAGATGCTTACATAATAGGAACTGGTGAAATTGATCAGTGCTCCATACTTTTTTTTTGTTATATTTCTGCCAGCCCTGTCAAACAAATATACATAGAAATGTTTAGTGTCATTTCCAGGGGTTTGGAAATACACAAACGCACAAGTGTAATTAGAAACTGTGGACATCAGCTTGGCCATCAAGCTTAAACAGGAGAAACTAGAAGCTACATCAGGCAGAACTCAAGTTTGATGACTAAAACAAACCAAATAGTTTGTATCAAGAAACCCCTCGGCAGAAACAAAGATGCCAAGAAAAGGAAAACTACCAGAACATATCAACCCGCAAATCCACACTTCAATGAAGTCTGTTCAGATGATTCAGGTTCTACTAGTATTTTAGCTTACCACTGCCACCAACATTGTGTTTGTATTCTTCAGTAATTTTTCCCATCACCACATCATTGGCTTAATCCTATATATACTAGAGTTATAAAATCCGAAAAAATCCtcctccaaaaaatcatataatttCTCATCCTCCATAACTCCGTACATACTACAGATAGACCAAATGATCTTGACATCCTCCCATGCCGCCAATTTCCAACAAAATCCATCAACCTGTCACAGTCTGAATGGTTGATTACATGTCCCTAAGGGTAATGTTTGGATTTTGTGACCAAAGTGTACCGTATACATTGTttgcccatgattttttttaatatatttttggaCAGTTACCAACATTTTGGCATGCCAATGCTCCTTTGCCAATTCCAGTTCATTTTTTAGCCAATGTTGGCCAACACACGGGGAAGCAAAATCTCAACAAAAAAAAAGGCTAGCCAGCCAATGTTTGGCAGGGCAACCTTAGGCATAAAGCAAACACACCAAAGTGTTTGTGCCTCTAATTTGCAAAGATACTCCATACCAAGTTCTGATATCTCTTTTTTTGGAGGCATTGCACTGTCATAGtttttcataggaatttcttgtatTAGTGGTCTTCAGATCTGATTAAACAACAGTGCCATTCATAAGTATCAGAATCTGGTTCGTTTTTAGTAAATTGTATTATCACCTTAACTAACTATAACCTTTTGTCTATCAGGTAAATGAGAGGAGACAAGAAAGCCACCCATTTTGTTATGTAAAATGTGTACTTCTGGAGCGAGCTGAAGTTTATTAACTACAATATATAGTCTTGGCGGATACACTGTGCTTCCTTTTTGTTTGGATCAAATGGGTTACCTGTAGAACATACAGGTACAAACCTCATCCAACATATTTATCTTTTCATCAGAATGTAACAGACTGGCAGCACAATGATTGTTTTGTGGAGAATTAAAGATCCAATTGTCTTTACCTTGTGAAAATTCACTTTGGTCTCGTATCACCGCACACAATATTAACCGCCAAAGTATATATTTGTATTAATTTATTGAAGAAATTTGATGATTTAGTAATCCGAAAGATCCCCTTATCCAGAT is drawn from Triticum dicoccoides isolate Atlit2015 ecotype Zavitan chromosome 6B, WEW_v2.0, whole genome shotgun sequence and contains these coding sequences:
- the LOC119323574 gene encoding dehydrodolichyl diphosphate synthase complex subunit NUS1-like isoform X2, with the translated sequence MVGQMQISWPSTIVELILGLLWHLVHLLVSLFDLWSHLSDNLECYLISSELLPKYQDLHFERLNYVGVVVDSREANNVLKIKQLLWWLSTIGVKYVVLYDIEGVLKEWLKPGIETPRDENSRTNLDLSAHGGMTIECLSGSDGKEGIAKAANLLCSDFCNRNTHGHNKGDNAFTEADMVCALRAVGSGGPEPDLLLVYGPVRCHLGFPAWRLRFTEIMHMGSLKSMKYGSIVKALHRFSHKYQNYGK
- the LOC119323574 gene encoding dehydrodolichyl diphosphate synthase complex subunit NUS1-like isoform X1; the protein is MVGQMQISWPSTIVELILGLLWHLVHLLVSLFDLWSHLSDNLECYLISSELLPKYQDLHFERLNYVGVVVDSREANNVLKIKQLLWWLSTIGVKYVVLYDIEGVLKEWLKPGIETPRDENSRTNLDLSAHGGMTIECLSGSDGKEGIAKAANLLCSDFCNRNTHGHNKGDNAFTEADMVCALRAVGSGGPEPDLLLVYGPVRCHLGFPAWRLRFTEIMHMGSLKSMKYGSIVKALHRFSHKYQNYGNPIFQLGNFDCTATKLFSFYLYRRLHKIFCT